In Catenulispora sp. MAP5-51, the sequence ATGCCCGACACCGAGCCCCTGGCCGCTGTTCGCGAGGCCACGGCTTCGGTGCTGGCGAGTCTTCACCAGGCTGTGGATTCCGGCGGTCGCGCGGTCTTCCTGACACACGGCGCCTTCGACGGCTCGCTGGCCGGCGGCGCGGTGTGGGGACTGGTGCGTGCGGCGCAGGCGGAGAATCCGGGCCGGTTTGTCGTAGCCGATGTGCCGGCGGGCTTCGCGGACTGGGGCTTGCTCGCCGCATGCGAGGATCCGCAGCTGCGGATCACCGAGGGCCGAGTCTCGGTCCCGCGCCTGGTCCGGCAGACCCGATCCGCGACCACGGTCTCGGTGGACGGCCCGGTCCTGATCACCGGCGGCACCGGCGGCCTCGGCGCCCTGGTCGCCCGCCACCTGGTCGAGCAGCACGGTGTCAGCGAGCTGATTCTCGTCTCGCGCCGCGGCGCCGACGCCCCGAGCGCCGCCGAACTGCGCGAGCTCGGCGCGACGGTGACCATCGCCGCGTGCGACGTCGCCGACCGCGACGCCGTGGCCGCCCTGCTGGCCGAGTACCCGCGCCTGGCAGCGATCGTCCACACGGCGGGCGTCCTCGACGACGCCACGCTCGCGGCCATGACCCCCGACCGCATCGATGCGGTGCTGCGCCCGAAACTCGACGCGGCCTGGTACCTGCACGAGCTGTCGCCGCAGACGCCGCTGGTGCTGTTCTCCTCGCTGGCGGGAGTCCTCGGCAACGCAGGCCAAGCCAACTACGCCGCCGCCAACGCTGCCTTGGACGCACTCGCCACGCACCGGCGGGCCAACGGCCTTCCGGCGATCTCGGTCGCCTGGGGCTTGTGGGACAACGGGACCGGGATGTCCGGCGCGCTGGATGTGGACCGCCTCGGCCGCGCCGGTCTTGCGCCGCTCAGCACCACAGATGGTCTCGCACTGTTCGACGCCGCGCTCGCCGCAGCCGCCGCGGGCAGCTCGGCCACCGGCTCCGATTCTGGCGCCGCGCTTGCCGCAGCCACCGCGCTCAGTCCGGCCACCGGCCCCGGTTCCGGCGGCGCCCTCAGCCGGGCTGGCACCGGCGCTGGCTCATCGGTCGCTACCGAGCATCAGTCAGCTGATTTCATCGCCGCCGCCTTCAACATCCCCGGCCTCCGTGCCCGCGCCGACTCCGGCACCCTGCCCCCGATCCTCCAGTCCCTGGTCGCGGCGCGTCGCAAAGCCGCCGCAGCCGCCGCCACCTCGCCCACCGACCTGCGGACCCGCCTCGCCGCGCTCCCCGAGGCGCAGGCCGCGCAGGCGCTCGTCGACCTGGTCCGCTCGCACGTCGCCGCCGTCCTGGGCTATGCCGGGCCGGCGTCGGTCGATCCCGACCGGGCGTTCGTCGAGCTCGGCTTCGACTCGCTCACCGCCGTCGAGCTGCGGAACCGGCTTGAGGGCGAGACCGGGCTGAGCCTGCCGCCGGCGCTGGCCTTCGACCATCCCACCGTCGCCGCCGTCGGCGCGCATCTGCTCACCGAGCTCGCGCCGGCCGCGCCCGATCCGCACCACGTACTGCGTACCGCGCTCGCCGATATCGAGGCGCTGCTGCTCGCTCAGCCGGACCCTGATCCGGCGCTCGCCGAGCTGGTCGCCGCCACGTTGACGCGCCTCGTCGCCGGTTCCGCCACCGACGGTGTCGAGCAGCGCATCAACGACGCCAGCGATGAAGAGATCTTCGCCTTCATCGACAACGAACTCTAAGCATCCGCTGCCCCTTCGAAAGGTCCGGTCACATGGCCACAGAGGAAGAGCTCCGCAACTACCTGAAGCGGGTCACGCGCGACCTCACCGACACCCGTCGGCGGCTCGCGGAGACCGAGCAGCAGCTGTCCGACACCGAGCGCGCGCGGCACGAGCCGATCGCGATCATCGGTATGGGCTGCCGCTACCCCGGCGGGGTCGCCGGTCCCGAGGACCTGTGGGACGTGGTGTCCACCGGCCGGCACGCGATCGGCGAGTTCCCGGCCGACCGGGGCTGGGACGTCGAAGGGCTCTACGATCCCGACCGCGACGCCTTCGGCAAGTCCTACACCCGCAACGGCGGCTTCCTGTACGACGCCGCCGACTTCGACGCCGGCCTGTTCGGCATGAGCCCCGGCGCCGCGCTGACCAGCGACCCGCAGCAGCGGCTGATGCTCGAGACGGTGTGGGAGGCCTGCGAGCGGGCCGGCATCGACCCGATGGCGCTGCGGGGTTCGCGCACCGGTGTGTTCGCCGGGGTCATGTTCGACTTCTACTGCACCCGCTTCCTCGGCGCGGTGCCGCAGGAGGTCGAAGCGTCACTGTTCACCTCCGCGCTGCCCAGCGTGCTGGCCGGCCGCATCTCCTACACCCTCGGCCTGCACGGCCCCGCCATCAGCCTGGACACCGCCTGCTCCTCCTCGCTGGTCGCCGTCCACCTGGCCGCGCAGGCGCTGCGCAACCGCGAGTGCTCGATGGCGCTGGCCGGCGGCGCCACCGTGATGGCCACGCCGGACTCCTTCGTCGAGTTCAGCCGCCAGGGCGCGCTGGCCCCCGACGGCCGCTGCAAGCCGTTCGCCGAGGGCGCCACGGGCGCTGCGTGGGCCGAGGGTGTCGGTGTCCTGATCCTGGAGCGGCTGTCCGACGCCGAGCGCAACGGCCACACCGTCCTGGCCGTCATCCGCGGCTCGGCGGTCAACCAGGACGGCCGCAGCAACGGCCTGACCGCTCCGAGCGGCCCGGCCCAGGAACGGCTGATCTGGGAGGCGCTGGCCGACGCCCGCCTGGACGCCCGCGACGTCGACGTCGTCGAGGCGCACGGCACCGGCACCCCGCTCGGCGACCCGATCGAGGCCCGGGCCCTGCTGGCCACCTACGGCCAGAACCGCGGCGAGGGCGAGCCGCTGCTGCTCGGCTCGGCCAAGGCCAACTTCGGCCACACCCAGGCCGCCGCGGGCGTCGCCGGCATCATCAAGATGGTCATGGCGATGCGGCACAACGAGCTGCCGCCCTCGCTGTTCGCCGAGAACCCCTCCTCGCAGATCGACTGGGACAGCGGCGCGGTGCGGCTGCTGGACGCGGCCCGGCCCTGGCCGGCCGTGGACCGGCCGGTGCGCGCGGCGGTGTCCGGCTTCGGGATCAGCGGCACCAACGCACACGTCATCATCGAGCAGGCCCCGCAGCCGGGTGACGCCGAACCGGCCGAGGCGGACGCCGGAATCGAGACAGCGGCCGCCGCTGCGACTGCCATCACTGAAAACCAGAGCCCGCATGTCTGGGTCCTGTCAGCCCGCACCGAGAAGTCCCTGCGCGCCCAAGCCGGCCGCCTCGAGGTCTTCTCCCGCGCCGCCGACGCCGCCGACCTGGCCGCCGCCGGCCCGGCCCTGGCCCGCCGCACCACCCTGGAACACCGCGCCGTCGTGGTCGCCGCCGATCGCGAGGAACTGACCTCCGCCCTCACCGCCCTCGCCGACGGTACCCCGCACCCGGCGCTCGCCGTCGGCACGGCGGCCGCCGACGTCCGCCCGGTCTTCACCTTCCCCGGCCAGGGCTCGCAGTGGGCCGGCATGGCCGTGGAGCTGATGGCCGCGAACCCGGTCTTCGAGGACTGGATGACGCGCTGCGACACCGCGCTGGCCCCGCACACCGGCTGGTCGGTGGTGGACGTGCTGCGCGGCGCCGAGGGCGCCCCCACGCTGGACGGCACCGAAGTCATCCAGCCCGCGCTGTTCGCCGTGATGGTCTCGCTGGCCGGGCTGTGGCGCTCGATCGGCGTCGAGCCGGCCGCCGTCATCGGCCACTCGCAGGGCGAGATCGCGGCCGCCGCCGTCTCCGGCGCGCTGTCGCTGGAGGACGCGGCGCGGGTCGTCGCGCTGCGCAGCCGTTCGCTGCTGCGGCTCAGCGGGACCGGCGGGATGCTCGCCGTCGCGCTGCCCCCGGAGGAGATCGTCAAGCGTCTGGAGCCGTTCGACGGCCGCCTGTGGCTGGCCGTGTACGCGGGCCCGGCCAGCGGCGTGGTCGCCGGCGACCCGGACGCGCTGGACGAGTTCGTCGAGTCCTGCGGCGAGAACATCCGCACCCGCCGCGTCGGCGTGGACTACGCCTCGCACACCCCGCACGTCGAGGCCCTGCACGACGAACTCCTGACGGTGCTCGCCGGAACCGCGCCGGTGTCCACGGACATCGCGATGTGCTCCTCGCTGCACGCCGAGTTCATCGACACCGCGCGCCTGGACGCCGCGTACTGGTACGAGAACCTGAGCAACCCGGTCCGCTTCCGCGACGCCGTCGCGGCCTTCAAGGACTTCGGGACGCCGCTGTTCGTCGAGGCCAGCCCGCATCCGGTCCTCGTCGGCGACATCGCCGACATCCTGGAGGACGCCGGCGCGGCCGGCGCGGCGACCGGTTCGCTGCGCCGCGACGAAGGCGGCTGGCAGCGCTTCCTGCTCGCCGCCGCCGGGGCCTACGTGCTCGGCGCGCCGGTGGCGTGGACCGATCTGCTGGGGCCGGTGCGGCGTCGGGTCGAGCTTCCGACGTACGCCTTCGACCGTCAGCGGTACTGGATCGAGAGCACGGAGCGGGCCGCGTCCGGCGCCGGCATGAGCGTCTCCGCGCACCCGCTGTTCTCCTCGGTGGTCTCCCTGGCCGACGGCGGTCTGCTGCTGACCGGTCGGCTTTCGCGCACCGCGGCGCCGTGGCTGAACGACCACGTGGTCGAGGGCGCGGCGCTGTTCCCGGGCGCCGGATTCGTCGAGCTCGCCCTGGAAGCGGCCGCTGCGGCGGGCTGCGGCCACCTGGAGGAGCTGGCCCTGGAGAACCCGCTGATCCTGCCCGAATCCGGGGGCGTGGATCTGCAGGTGGTGGTCGGCGCTCCGGACGCCGACGGCCATCGCAGTGTCGGTATATACGCGCAGTCCGGCTCGGAGTGGGAGCGGTGCGCGGCCGGCTCGGTCGGGACCGGCATCGCCGCAGCCGGCGGCTGGACGTGGGCCGCGCAGTGGCCGCCGTCCGCGTCCGGTTCGGGCATGGACGTCGCGCAGCGCTACACCGACCTCGTCTCCGCGGGTTACGAATACGGGCCCGCGTTCGCCGGTGTGACGGCGGCCTGGCGCCAGGGCGACGAGATCTTCGCCGAGATCGCCGCGCCCGAGGAGCTGGACGTCGCCGGCTTCGGCATCCACCCGGCGGTACTGGACTCCGCCTTGCAGCCGGTGCCGCTGACCGGGGGATTCAGTGAGCTGATACTCCCGTTCATCTTCCGCGACGTGCGCCTGTACGCCGCCGGGGCGTCCGCGCTGCGGGTCCGCCTGACGGTGACCGGCGACGACATCGAGATCGCCGCGGCGGACCCCGAGGGCCGGCCGGTGTTCGCGGTGAAGTCGCTGCGGGTGCGCAAGATCGCGGCCGAGGCGCTGCGGTCCCGGTCGGAGAACCGGGTGGCGCTGTCCGGGGTGGACTGGACGCCGCTGGCGGTCACCGCCGACGACAGCCTCGGCTGGCGCGTGGTGGACGATCTGGCCGAGCTGGACGGCGCGACCGAGGCGCCGGACTTCGTGGCCGTGCGGGTCGCCGGTGGCGGCCGAACGCTTCCCGATGCCGCTCGGGCCCGCACCCTGCACGCTCTCGACATCCTGCGCGACTGGCTGAACCGCAGCGAGGCCGAACTCTTCGCCGGCACCCGCCTGGTACTCGTCACCTCCGAAGCTGTCGGACCGCAGGCCACTGACATCGCTGGCAGTGCGGTGTGGGGTCTTGTCCGCGCCGCGCAGTCCGAGCATCCCGGCCGCTTCGTGCTGGCCGACGTCCCCCAGGGCTTCTCCGGCTGGGGCCTCCTGGCCGCCGCGATCGCCGCCGACGAGCCGCAAATCGCCGTCCGCAACGGCGAGCTGCTGGTGCCGAGAGTGGCGTCCCGGACCTCCGAGCCCGCCGCCGAGCAGCCCTTCGGCACTGGCAGTGTCCTGATCACCGGCGGCACCGGCGGCCTCGGCGCCCTGGTCGCCGAGCACCTGGTGTCCCGGCACGGGGTCCGTCGCCTGATCCTCACCTCGCGGCGCGGCCTGGCGGCCCCCGGCGCGGCGGAACTGGTCGACCGCTTGGCGGCGGCCGGGGCCGAGGCCGATGTCGTGGCCTGCGATGCCGCCGACCGCGAGGCGCTGGCCGCCGTCCTGGCCGCGATCCCGGCCGAGGCGCCGTTGACCGGCGTCGTGCACGCCGCCGGCGTCCTGGACGACGCGCGGCTGGAGGCTCTGAAGGCCGAAGGCGTGGACCGCGTCTTCCGCCCGAAGGTGGACGCGGCATGGAACCTGCACGAGCTCACCGCCGAGCTGCCGGTTCAGGCCTTCGTCCTGTTCTCCTCGCTGGCCGGGGTGCTGGGCAACGCGGGCCAGGCGAACTACGCCGCGGCCAACGTGGTCCTGGACGCCCTGGCCGCGCAGCGCCGCGCCGTCGCGCTCCCGGCGGTCTCGGTCGCCTGGGGCCTGTGGGGCACCGCGACCGGCATGACCGGCGAGCTGACCGAGGCCGAGCTGGCCCGGCTGGCCCGCTCCGGGGTCGCGCCGCTGACCGGGGATCAGGGTCTTGAGTTGTTCGACGCGGCCTTGAGCGCGGCCGATCCGCTGGCCGTGGCCGCCGTGTGGAATGCCGCCGGGCTGCGCGCGAGCCAGACCGACGGCGTCCTGCCCGCGGTGTTGCGGGCCCTGGTGCCCGCGAGTCGCCGGGCCGCCGCGGCCGGGCCCTCGGCGGCGGCCGGCGGCCTGACCGCACGGCTGGCCGGGATGGCCGCGGAGGAGGGGCGGCAGTTCCTGGCCGACCTGGCCCGCTCACATGTCGCGGCGGTGCTGGCCGTGCCGGGACCGCAGGCCGTGGACCCGGACCGGCCGTTCAGCGAGCTCGGCTTCGACTCGATGACCGCCGTCGAGCTGCGCAACCGGCTCGGCGGCGCCACCGGGCTCCGGCTGCCGGCCACGCTCGCGTTCGACCACCCGACGGTCAACGCCCTGGCCGACTTCCTGCACGGCAAGCTCGCCCCGGCCGCGCCGTCACCCGACGACACCCTGCGCGCGGCCCTGGACGAGATGCAGCGCGCGCTGGTCGGCAGCGACGACGCGATGCGCGCCAAGGTGACCGCCATCCTGCACAGCGCGTTGAACCGGCTCGGCTCCGGCGGCGAGGGGACCGAGGCCGCCCCGGACAAGATCGCGATGGACGCGGCGTCCGACGACGAGCTGTTCGCCTTCATCGACAGCCAGCTGTGAACGCCGCCGACCGGATCCCCTTGCCCGCTCTGACTTCCCTGCCCGCACTGGCTTCCTTGCAAAAATCTCGAAAGGCCCCAGCACCGTGACCGAGGACAGACTGCGCGCCTATCTCAAGCGCGTCACCGTCGACCTCGCCGAGGCGCGCCGCCGCCTGGCCGAGGCGGACGGCGATCGGCACGAGCCGATCGCCGTGGTCGGGATGGCCTGCCGGTACCCCGGCGGCGTGCGCACGCCCGACGATTTCTGGTCCCTGCTCAGCGAGGGCCGGGACACCGTTTCGGACGTGCCGAAGGCGCGCTGGGACATCGAGGAGTACTACGACCCCGACCGAGGCACCGTCGGCGGCGTCTACACCAAGCAGGGCGCCTTCCTGGACGACATCGCGGGTTTCGACGCCGGGTTCTTCGGGCTGTCTCCGCAGGAGGCGTTCCGGATGGACCCGCAGCAGCGCCTGCTGATGGAACTGATGTGGGAGGGGCTGGAGGACGCCGGGACCACCCCGGCGGCCCTGGCCGGGAGCCGGACCGGCGTGATGGTCGGGCTGATGGACACCGTGCAGTACGGCCGGCTGGAGATGGAGCGGACCGGCCCCGCGGTCGCCGCCGATCCGCTGTTCGGACAAGGGGTCTCGACCTCGGTCGCGGCCGGGCGGCTGGCCTACCAGTACGACCTGCGCGGCCCGACGCTGACCATCGACACGGCGTGCTCCTCCTCCCTGGTCGGCGTGCATCTGGCCAGCGAGGCGCTGCGCCGCGGCGAGTGCGACATGGCGGTCGCCGCCGGTGCGTATCTGGTGATCCGGCCCGACACCTTCGTGCAGGGCTGCGCGACCTCGATGCTCGCGGTCGACGGACGCTGCAAGACGTTCGACGCCTCCGCCGACGGCTATGTGCTCGGCGAGGGCGGCGGCCTGGTCGTGCTGGAGCGGCTGTCCTCGGCACTGGCCAACGGCCGCCGGATCCGCGCCGTCCTGCGCGGCTCGGCGGTGAACCAGGACGGGCGTAGCAATGGTCTGACAGCCCCGAACCGCGGCGCGCAGGTGGACGTGATCCGGCGCGCGCAGGCGGTGGCCGGCGTCGACCCGAGCGAGGTCGCCTACGTGGAGGCGCACGGCTCCGGCACGAAGCTCGGCGACGCGATCGAGCTGTCGGCGCTGCACGACGTGTTCGCCACCACGCGCGCGACCGAGCGCCCGCTGCTGGTCGGCGCGGTGAAGACGAACATCGGCCACACGCAGTCGGCGGCGGGCGTCGCCGGCCTGATCAAGACGGTGCTGGTACTGGAGAACGGCACCGCGCCCGCGAACCGCAACATGGACGATCCCTCGGACGCCATCCCGGGGGACGGAACGGTGCGGCCGCTGGCCGCGGCCGTGGCCCTGCCCGAGGGGCGGGTGGTGGCCGGGGTGAGTTCGTTCGGCTGGTCCGGGACGAACGCCCACGTGGTGGTGGAGACGGCGCCGGCGGCGGGGGAGGCGGACGGTCAGGGGGCTGATCAACCTGCGGCCTCGCTGCCGGCGCGCACAACTGTGCAGGGCATCGGTGCCGGCGGCGGGCCGGCGCTTGTGCCGGGCGCTGCCCAGGGCTTCTTCACGCTGCCGGTTTCGGCGGCGAGCGCGGGTGCCCTGCGGGAGCGTGCCGGCGGTCTGGCGGCGTTCCTTGCTGAGCGGCCGGATCTGGAGCTGGCCGATGTGGCGCACACTCTGCAGCACGGCCGCGCCGGGCTCGACTACCGGAGCGGCGTCGTTGCGCTCGATCGTGAGGACGCCATCCGGCAGCTGTCGGCGCTCACCTCCGGCGTCGAGGCGAAGCGTCGGCCCAAGGTCGCCTTCCTGCTCCCCGGCACCGGCGACCAGTACGCGGGTCTCGGCCGCGAGCTCTATGAATCAGAGCCCGTTTATGCCGCCGCCGTCGACGAGTGCCTGGCCTTCGCCAAAGAGCGCTGCGGGGTCGATCTTCGCCCGCTGATGTTCTCCGAGGCTTCCTCGGCCGCCGCGTCCAACGACCTGGCTGCTTTGCTCGGCCGCGCCACCGACGCCGAAGCCGAGGACCCCGACCCGCTCGCGCACGCCGAGCTCTCGCACCCCTTCCTGTTCACCGTCGAGTACGCGCTCGCGAAGCTGCTCCAGGAGTGGGGCGTGCGGCCGGACGTGCTGGTCGGGTACAGCCTCGGCGAGTACGTCGCGGCGTGCCTGGCCGGTGTTCTGACTCTCGAAGACGCGCTGCACGTGGTGGTCGAGCGGGCCCGCCTGATCGCGACCGCGCGGGCCGGGCGGATGCTGGCGGTGGCCGCCGACGAGGCGCGCGTGCGGGCGG encodes:
- a CDS encoding SDR family NAD(P)-dependent oxidoreductase; protein product: MATEEELRNYLKRVTRDLTDTRRRLAETEQQLSDTERARHEPIAIIGMGCRYPGGVAGPEDLWDVVSTGRHAIGEFPADRGWDVEGLYDPDRDAFGKSYTRNGGFLYDAADFDAGLFGMSPGAALTSDPQQRLMLETVWEACERAGIDPMALRGSRTGVFAGVMFDFYCTRFLGAVPQEVEASLFTSALPSVLAGRISYTLGLHGPAISLDTACSSSLVAVHLAAQALRNRECSMALAGGATVMATPDSFVEFSRQGALAPDGRCKPFAEGATGAAWAEGVGVLILERLSDAERNGHTVLAVIRGSAVNQDGRSNGLTAPSGPAQERLIWEALADARLDARDVDVVEAHGTGTPLGDPIEARALLATYGQNRGEGEPLLLGSAKANFGHTQAAAGVAGIIKMVMAMRHNELPPSLFAENPSSQIDWDSGAVRLLDAARPWPAVDRPVRAAVSGFGISGTNAHVIIEQAPQPGDAEPAEADAGIETAAAAATAITENQSPHVWVLSARTEKSLRAQAGRLEVFSRAADAADLAAAGPALARRTTLEHRAVVVAADREELTSALTALADGTPHPALAVGTAAADVRPVFTFPGQGSQWAGMAVELMAANPVFEDWMTRCDTALAPHTGWSVVDVLRGAEGAPTLDGTEVIQPALFAVMVSLAGLWRSIGVEPAAVIGHSQGEIAAAAVSGALSLEDAARVVALRSRSLLRLSGTGGMLAVALPPEEIVKRLEPFDGRLWLAVYAGPASGVVAGDPDALDEFVESCGENIRTRRVGVDYASHTPHVEALHDELLTVLAGTAPVSTDIAMCSSLHAEFIDTARLDAAYWYENLSNPVRFRDAVAAFKDFGTPLFVEASPHPVLVGDIADILEDAGAAGAATGSLRRDEGGWQRFLLAAAGAYVLGAPVAWTDLLGPVRRRVELPTYAFDRQRYWIESTERAASGAGMSVSAHPLFSSVVSLADGGLLLTGRLSRTAAPWLNDHVVEGAALFPGAGFVELALEAAAAAGCGHLEELALENPLILPESGGVDLQVVVGAPDADGHRSVGIYAQSGSEWERCAAGSVGTGIAAAGGWTWAAQWPPSASGSGMDVAQRYTDLVSAGYEYGPAFAGVTAAWRQGDEIFAEIAAPEELDVAGFGIHPAVLDSALQPVPLTGGFSELILPFIFRDVRLYAAGASALRVRLTVTGDDIEIAAADPEGRPVFAVKSLRVRKIAAEALRSRSENRVALSGVDWTPLAVTADDSLGWRVVDDLAELDGATEAPDFVAVRVAGGGRTLPDAARARTLHALDILRDWLNRSEAELFAGTRLVLVTSEAVGPQATDIAGSAVWGLVRAAQSEHPGRFVLADVPQGFSGWGLLAAAIAADEPQIAVRNGELLVPRVASRTSEPAAEQPFGTGSVLITGGTGGLGALVAEHLVSRHGVRRLILTSRRGLAAPGAAELVDRLAAAGAEADVVACDAADREALAAVLAAIPAEAPLTGVVHAAGVLDDARLEALKAEGVDRVFRPKVDAAWNLHELTAELPVQAFVLFSSLAGVLGNAGQANYAAANVVLDALAAQRRAVALPAVSVAWGLWGTATGMTGELTEAELARLARSGVAPLTGDQGLELFDAALSAADPLAVAAVWNAAGLRASQTDGVLPAVLRALVPASRRAAAAGPSAAAGGLTARLAGMAAEEGRQFLADLARSHVAAVLAVPGPQAVDPDRPFSELGFDSMTAVELRNRLGGATGLRLPATLAFDHPTVNALADFLHGKLAPAAPSPDDTLRAALDEMQRALVGSDDAMRAKVTAILHSALNRLGSGGEGTEAAPDKIAMDAASDDELFAFIDSQL